A stretch of Ectothiorhodospiraceae bacterium BW-2 DNA encodes these proteins:
- a CDS encoding Bcr/CflA family efflux MFS transporter, whose product MSIEWLIGLRFVLALTAGASIVASRAVIRDRFSGDDVARVLSMVLMVMAVAPLVAPILGAIVLIWFDWRAIFTALALVSVAIGLLAWRELPESLPPERRQPFQLRLLLRNYGRLLRDRQLLGYLLSAGAMFGALFTFISAAPFVYMSLYGFSETAFSLIFAASVLTSVISSHLNRILLNRYHADALFRLATTYVALIALLLLGLASIEALYPWGTIIGMMLFFVTLLPIAANALSCALNLHPQLAGTVSGLFGVAQFGFGAVMGALSGLLYNETQWPMVAIIAGCGVLAWLGRQGLAQQS is encoded by the coding sequence ATTTCGATTGAATGGCTCATCGGTTTGCGCTTTGTCTTAGCATTGACCGCCGGCGCATCGATTGTCGCTTCAAGAGCGGTAATTCGCGACCGCTTTAGCGGCGATGATGTGGCACGGGTGTTGTCGATGGTGTTGATGGTCATGGCGGTAGCGCCTTTGGTGGCACCGATACTGGGGGCGATAGTGCTGATTTGGTTCGACTGGCGCGCTATCTTTACCGCGTTAGCGCTGGTGTCGGTCGCTATCGGGCTGTTGGCGTGGCGGGAGTTGCCGGAGTCGTTACCACCGGAGCGGCGACAGCCGTTTCAGTTGCGGCTGTTACTGCGCAATTATGGCCGCCTGTTGCGTGACAGGCAGCTACTCGGTTATCTGCTCTCGGCCGGAGCGATGTTCGGCGCGCTGTTTACCTTTATCTCTGCTGCCCCTTTTGTCTATATGTCGCTCTATGGCTTTAGTGAGACGGCGTTTAGTCTGATTTTTGCTGCCAGTGTGCTGACTTCGGTTATCAGTTCTCATTTGAACCGGATATTGTTAAATCGCTATCATGCCGATGCGCTGTTTCGTTTAGCCACCACTTATGTGGCGCTAATTGCACTGTTGCTGCTAGGATTAGCCTCAATTGAGGCGCTCTATCCGTGGGGTACGATTATCGGCATGATGCTCTTTTTTGTCACACTGCTGCCGATTGCAGCGAATGCCCTCTCCTGCGCGCTCAATCTCCACCCACAGCTGGCCGGAACGGTGTCGGGGCTGTTCGGGGTGGCGCAGTTCGGTTTCGGCGCGGTGATGGGGGCGTTATCGGGGCTGCTCTATAATGAGACACAGTGGCCGATGGTGGCGATTATCGCCGGGTGCGGGGTGTTGGCCTGGCTCGGGCGGCAGGGGTTGGCGCAGCAGTCATAA
- a CDS encoding dioxygenase yields the protein MSVLFLSHGGGPLPLLGDAGHQQLVAALKKLAAELPRPEAILVVSAHWETEVATVTTATEPALIYDYGGFPPESYQITYPCPGSPELADSVVTALQAKEIAVKSDAQRGLDHGVFVPLKVMYPEASIPVVQLSLLNSLDPAAHLSIGQALRELEVEKLLVIGSGFSFHNLRAFFTRPDSESLRLNQGFERWLRGCCGDTSLSESERWQQLIDWQQVPGARFCHPRPEHLLPLHCCVGLAGSACSKVIPIQVMQRHCSLFVW from the coding sequence ATGTCGGTACTATTTCTCTCCCATGGCGGTGGCCCGCTGCCGCTGTTAGGTGATGCCGGACATCAGCAGCTGGTGGCGGCGTTAAAAAAATTAGCCGCTGAGCTGCCCCGCCCTGAGGCGATTTTGGTCGTTAGTGCCCACTGGGAGACGGAGGTAGCGACGGTCACGACCGCTACAGAGCCGGCGTTGATTTATGACTATGGCGGCTTTCCACCGGAGTCGTATCAAATCACCTACCCCTGCCCCGGTTCGCCTGAGTTGGCTGATTCGGTGGTGACTGCGCTTCAAGCAAAAGAGATAGCCGTTAAAAGCGATGCGCAGCGCGGTCTCGACCATGGGGTATTTGTACCGTTAAAGGTGATGTACCCTGAGGCGTCGATTCCGGTGGTACAGTTGTCGTTATTAAACTCTCTCGACCCAGCAGCCCATTTATCTATTGGTCAGGCGTTACGGGAGTTAGAGGTTGAGAAGCTGTTGGTGATTGGCTCCGGCTTTTCGTTTCATAATCTGCGCGCCTTTTTTACCCGTCCCGATAGTGAGTCGTTACGCTTAAATCAGGGCTTTGAGCGCTGGTTAAGAGGGTGTTGCGGCGATACCTCACTCAGTGAGTCAGAGCGGTGGCAGCAGTTAATCGATTGGCAGCAGGTGCCCGGCGCCCGTTTTTGTCATCCACGGCCAGAGCATCTGTTGCCGCTGCACTGTTGTGTCGGGTTGGCGGGCTCGGCCTGTTCGAAGGTGATTCCGATTCAGGTGATGCAGCGCCACTGTAGTCTGTTTGTGTGGTGA